TCAAGATCGGCGCGCTCTGGGAATACTCGTCGAACGAGACCGGCGAGTGCTTCCTGTCGGGCCAGATCGACGACCCCAGCCTCTCGGAGCCGATCCCGGTGGCGATGTTCCAGCAGAACGACGGCAGTTTCAATGTCGCCTGGCGCCGTTCGAAGCCCAAGGCATCGCTCGACGGCTTCGGCAGCGAGAGCGAAGGTGCCCTGCCGCCGCTGACCGCCACCGGCGACGAACCGGCCAGCGACCGCGGCGCTGCCAGCGGCGACGGTCTGGGCGAGAGCACCGCTCCGGCACCCAAGGGCAAGACGCGCGTGAGCGTCGACGGCTGACCGGGACAAGCCCCCCCCGTGACCGGTGCCGCGACCCGCGCCGGTCACATCGGGAAGGCCCGTCCGCGCATTTGCCGCGGGCGGGCCTTTTCTTTTGCCCACTGCTTTCAAGCTGACCAGACCTGCTGCAGGAACTCTGCCTGCGAGAGAGGAGGGGGAGGTGCCGTTCAAGCAAAGGAGGCTTGAATGGCACAGGCAGACTGGACTCTCGATCTTGGCGGCGCTCCGTGGAACGAAGACTGCGCGCAGATCGGCCATACCCCCAATTTCGATCTCGTGAATACCGCAGAAGCCATGCTCTACAGAGCTGCGCTGATTGCGGTTGCCGGATCGCCGCCTGTCGGCATCAGCTTGCGGATCAAGGCCAACGCTCATGATTTCGGGACCTACCGGACAGTCGAGGCAAGCATCGACAATGATCAGGACGACGGCAGCCATGCCAGCTATCTCGAGACCCTCGAGACCGGCATCGCTTTCTGGCATCAGGCCGGGTTTGCACCGCCTGAATTCAGCAAGCTGACGGCCAGCGATCAGCTTGCAGGCTTCGTCGTTGATGCCGTCGCAAGCGCGCTGCGGATCACACGGCCGAGCAGCACCGGCGCCTTCGTTCCGGCGTCCTCCGGGCCGCTCCACCGGAACCTCATCGCAGCCTTTCCGGAAGCGGCGCAGCGCGCCTTTTCTGCAGGGGGCCTGCCATGCTGACCGATAGCGAGCGCTTCGCTTTCACTGTCTGGCGGATCCATGCTTTCGGCTCGAGCGGCAATGCCTACGACGCCGTGCAGACCGATGAGTCTATCGCTGCTGGCGAAACTCTGCTCATTCTCGACGAACGGGTCGTCGGTGTCGCGATGACCTGGCCCTTTGCTATCACCGCAGAGGCAGGCAAGCTTCATGCGGTCTGTGAACCCGGTGCTGGCGAAACCCTTGGGCACATTGAAAAGGCGCTCGATGTTCCAGACGGGTCAATCGCTCGAGCCTGCCGCCTCGCAAGGACTCTCGGCTTTGCGATTGATGCGGGCCTCGTCCCAGTGTTGCCGGAGCTGCCGGCGACAGAGGTGGAAGGCTAGCGCGGCGATCGTCGCCACAGAAATCTTGCTATTTTGGCCATAATTGCTATTTTGAGACCACGAGGAGATACCAGCATGCCAGCGACGGCAAATGAGCACCCCAGGGTTCCCCTGACC
This genomic interval from Novosphingobium sp. CECT 9465 contains the following:
- a CDS encoding DUF736 domain-containing protein, with the protein product MNIGTLKANAEGVHIGRITTLTFSATVALRAFESTNERAPKFDLMALSADRRSWVKIGALWEYSSNETGECFLSGQIDDPSLSEPIPVAMFQQNDGSFNVAWRRSKPKASLDGFGSESEGALPPLTATGDEPASDRGAASGDGLGESTAPAPKGKTRVSVDG